TAAGAATAAGTGCACTAGGTAAGATTGTAATTCTAAAAGCAATAACAATCAATGGAGCAGAATTACTAACACTATTAGATAAAGTTTTACCAAAAGAAGTAAAAATTTGCTCATTTAAAAATGGAAGAAAATTGATTTTTCCAAACATAATATCTATGACAGATGAAGATACCCATTTACAATCTTTATCAATATTCGATTGTTTACGCCTATTAACAAAAATAGTAATACAACCAGAACAATCCTCCACAGCTATGTTTCTAGCTGGACTATTTTCATATGATTTAGTATCATATTTTGAATCAATACCCATACTTACAAAAGGACCAAAATGTCCAGATTATTGTTTTTATTTAGCTGAAACGCTTTTAATCTTAGACCATCAAAAATATACTTGCAAACTACAAAGTAGTTTATTTACAAATAATCGTTCAGAAAAAATCAGACTACAACAAAGAATAAAAAAACTGAAGAAACAACTTTACCAAGAATTGCAGCCAATTTATTCTCAAAAAATTAATAACTTAACAATCAAGTCCAATAAAAACGATGAAGAATATAATAAAATAATACAATACATAAAAAAATCAATTTATAAAGGAGAAATCTTTCAAGCGGTTCCTTCGCGTCAATTTTTCCTGCCTTGTCCATCACCTCTTGCTACTTATCAAACATTGAAAAAAAATAATCCTAGCCCTTATATGTTTTTTATGCAAGATGAAATATTCACATTATTTGGAGCCTCTCCAGAAAGTTCCTTAAAATATAATGCTAATAATCGACAAATTGAAATATATCCTATAGCTGGAACACGACCTAGAGGTAAGCATCATGATGGAACATTAAATATAGATCTTGATAATCGTATTGAATGTGAAATGCGTTCAAATCATAAAGAACTAGCAGAACATTTCATGTTAGTAGATTTAGCACGCAATGATTTAGCAAGAGTATGTGAACCAGGAAGCCGTTATGTTGCTGATCTCATTAAAGTAGATCGCTACTCATTTGTCATGCATTTAGTTTCTAGAGTAGTAGGTAAATTACGTACAAACTTAGACGCTTTACATGCTTATCGCGCTTGTATGAATATGGGCACATTAAGCGGTGCTCCAAAAATTAGAGCTATGCAACTTATAGCTGAAGTAGAAGGAGAACGACGTGGTAGTTATGGGGGCGCTATTGGTTATCTTACAGGCAACGGTTCTCTAGATACATGTATTGTTATTCGTTCAGCATATATAGAACAAGGAATTGCCACAGTTCAAGCTGGTGCTGGTATCGTGCTAGATTCAATTCCTCAAATAGAAGCTGAAGAAAGTCGTAATAAAGCACTTGCTGTTCTACACGCCATAATTAATACTCATTCTTATAGGGAAAATATTTAATGGCTAACATTCTATTACTTAATAATCTTGATTCTTTTGCTTATAATTTGGTAGATCAATTACGTATAAATAAACATCATGTATCAATTTATATCAATCAGCTACCAATTGAAATAATAGTACAAGCATTACATAAAATGCAAAAACCTATTCTCATTCTTTCACCAGGACCAGGATTACCAAAAAATGCTGGATGTATGCCTCAATTATTAAAAAAATTACATGGTAAAATACCAATTATAGGTATTTGTCTCGGTCATCAAGCCATAATAGAATTCTATGGAGGAAATATAGAGCAAACAAAAGAAATTTTGCACGGAAAAGCATCACTTATTAAACATGATAATTTAGATATGTTTTATGGACTTCCCAACCCATTAACAGTAGCAAGGTACCATTCGTTAATTGGAACATATATACCTCATTCTTTAACAATCAATGCCCACTTTGAACAAAAAATAGTCATGGCTGTACGTGATAATAACAATAAAATATGTGGATTCCAATTTCATCCAGAATCTATTTTAACTACTCATGGAGAAAAATTACTTAATCAAACAATCAACTGGGCAGCGGATGAAAAAATATTATAAGGAATTAAAACATTATGTGTAATATCATACTACAAAAACTTTATCAAGGAAAATTTATCAATCGTGAACAAAGCAAAATAATATTTGAAAAAATTATTCAAAATAATTTATCACCAGTACAAATAGCAGCAATGCTTATGTGTATGAAAATTCGTGGTGAATCCTTAGAAGAAATCATTGGAGCCATTAATGCTTTACTAAAGCATGCAAAACCTTTTCCAAGTCCTAATTATTTATTTGCTGATATCACCGGAACTGGCGGAGATAATAGTAATAATATTAATATTTCAACAATTAGTGCAATTGTTGCTGCAAGTTGTGGAATACGAATAGCTAAACATGGTAATCATAGTATTTCTAGCGAAACAGGATCAGCTGATCTAATAAAAAAATTTAAAATTCCACTCAATACTTCACCTGAAATATCACGCAAAACTTTAGATGAATTAGGTATATGTTTTTTATACGCGCCTTATTATTACACTGGTTTTCAAAACGCTATGTTTGTACGCAAACAATTAAAAACAAGTACATTATTCAATATAATCGGACCATTAATTAATCCCGCAAAACCACCCTTAACTTTAATAGGAGTTTATAAACCAGAACTAATGTTGTTAATGGCAAAAATATTAAAAACATTAGGATATCAACGCGCCGCAATAGTACACTGTGGTGGTATGGATGAAATCATGCTACATGCTCCTATTCAAATTATAGAATTAAACGACGGTAAAATTGAAAAATATATACTAACAGCAGAAGATTTTGGTTTACGTTCTTACCCTATTATTAATACTGTCATAAATGCATCAAAAAAAGAAAAATATAATTTTACAAAAAAATTATTACAAGGAAAAGGAGACCCTGTTTATGAAAATATAATATCTGCAAATGTAGCAATGTTATTTAAATTATTTGGAAAAGAAAACTTACATAACAATACTAATCTAGTATTAGATAATATCCGCAACGGAATGCCCTATAAACATTTAATGTTGCTAGTAAAAAAAGGAATAAAAAATTATGAAAAATAATACTTTACTTAAAGAAATCATTAAACATAAAAAAAGCTGGATTTCTTCAAAGATGGAACAATTTCCATTAGAAAATATAAAAAAACAATCTATACCCTCTGTACGAAATTTTTATCAGGAACTTACTAAACCTCAAAAAATATTTATTCTAGAATGCAAAAAAGCATCACCAACAAAAGGTATTATACGAAAAAATTTTAATCTTAAAAATATTGCCAATGTTTATAAACATTATGCATCTGTCATTTCAGTATTAACCGATGAAAAATATTTTTATGGTAATTTTAGTTTTCTTACCCAAATAAGCAATATGGTAAAACAACCCATTTTATGTAAAGATTTTATCATTTCTTCATGGCAAATTTTTTTTGCTAGATTACATCGAGCAGATGCAATATTACTAATGTTATCAATACTTAATGATCATGACTATAAAAAATTGGCAACAGTAGCTCACAACTTAAATATGGGTGTATTAACAGAAGTGATAAACCAAGAAGAATGGCAACGAGCTATAACATTGAAAGCCAAAGTAATAGGTATTAACAACCGTAATTTACATGACCTATCAATAAATCTAGATCGTACTATTGATCTTGCTAGACAAAAAATAAAAGAAACAATTGTTATAAGTGAATCTGGAATCAAAAAGCATCAAGAAATACTTAAATTAAGTAAGTATGTACATGGGTTCTTAATTGGAAGTACTTTAATGGCTGCAACTGATTTAAATATAACTGTACGAAAATTATTATTTGGAGAAAATAAAGTATGCGGGCTAACACGTATAGTTGATGCTCAAGCTTCATATATAGCAGGTGCTGTATATGGTGGTCTAATTTTCATAGATAAGTCACCACGTCGCATAGACATATTTACCGCAAAAACAATAATATCTGAAATTAAATCTTTGTTATATATAGGAGTGTTTTGTGACGCTCCTATATCTCATATTATTAAAGTAACACAAATACTCAAGCTGCATGCTGTTCAATTACATGGAAAAGAAAATCAATTTTATATAAATCAATTACGAAAAAAACTACCAAAATATTGTCAAATCTGGAAAGTTTTTAATATGAATCATAAAGATACAAAAGTACAATATTTAAATAATATCAATCGTTATATTTTAGACAATGGAGGAGGTAGTGGAAAAACATTTAATTGGGAATTAATCGATAATAACATTAATATAAAAAAAAATAACATAATATTAGCAGGTGGATTAAAAGAAGATAACTGTATTACTGCAATAAAATTAAAATGTGCCGGTTTAGATTTCAATTCTGGAGTTGAAATAAGACCTGGAATAAAAAATCACAATAAACTAAAAAAAATATTTCAAATAATAAAAAACTTGTAAGTCTTTATATCAAAAAAACAACATCAATTCATTCACTAATATTAAATAAAAAACATGACACAACTCAATTCATATTTTGGAAAATTTGGTGGTATGTATGTGCCGCAAATTTTAGTCCCAGCATTGCTGAAACTAGAAGATGCATTCATTAATCTAAATCAGGATATGACATTTAAAAAAGAACTAAAATGTTTACTCAATGAATATGCTGGACGACCGACTCCATTAACTCTATGCCGTAATATAACTCACGGTACTAATACCAAATTATATTTAAAACGTGAAGATCTATTACACGGTGGTGCTCACAAAATAAATCAAGTAATAGGACAAGGATTACTAGCAAAATATATGCATAAAACAGAAATTATAGCTGAAACTGGAGCTGGGCAACACGGAGTAGCAACTGCTATGGTTGCGTCTCTTTTAAAATTAAAATGCCGTGTATATATGGGAGCAAAAGACATGGAACGACAAAAAACAAATGTTATTCGGATGCGTTTAATGGGGACCAAGGTTATTCCTGTATATAATGGTTCATCTACTCTAAAAGATGCCTGTAATGAAGCACTTCGTGATTGGTCAGAAAATTATGATCACGCTCATTATATACTAGGTACTGCTGCAGGGCCGCATCCCTTTCCAACTATTGTACGAGAATTCCAACGTGTTATCGGACAAGAAACATATAAACAAATAAAACGATACGAACAGACTCTACCTGACTCTATAATTGCTTGCATAGGCGGAGGATCTAATGCAATAGGTATATTTGCAAATTTTCTTGATGAATTAACAGTAAAATTAATAGGTGTAGAAGGAGGGGGAAAAAGCATAATTCATGAACAACATAGCGCAGCAATTACCCATGGTAGTTTAGGTATTTATTTTGGCATGAAGTCATCAATACTCCAATCTAAAGAAGGACAAATCAAGCAATCATACTCTATCTCTGCTGGACTAGACTTTCCTTCAGTAGGACCACAACATGTTTATTTAAATAGTATAGGTCGTGCTAAATATGTGTCAGTCTCAGATGAAGAAGCATTAAATGCATTTCGATTATTATCTAATCAGGAAGGTATTATTCCTGCTTTAGAATCCTCACATGCTCTTGCGTATGCTTTAAAACAAATTAACAATAAAAAAAATAAAAAACAAATTATTATAGTAAATTTATCTGGGCGTGGAGATAAAGATATTCATACCGTATATAATAATATTAAAGATAGGAAAATAAATGAATAGATATCAACAAATGTTTGATAAATTATCAAAAAATAAAGAAGGAGCATTAGTACCATTTTTAACTATAGGAGATCCAAATGGTAATATTTTTATGAATATTGTGGATACAATTATCGAAGCTGGCGCTGATGCCTTAGAATTAGGGATACCATTTTCTGATCCATTAGCAGACGGACCTATAATTCAAAATTCCATGAAACGTTCTTTACTATCAGGAATAACATTAAAACTTGCTTTTAATTTAGTAGAAAAAATTAGATTAAAACATCCCAAAATTCCCATAGGATTATTAACATATGCAAATTTAATATTTCAATATGGCATTAATGCATTTTATTCATATTGCATGCATATTGGAATTGATTCAATATTAATAGCAGATCTTCCTTTAGAAGAAAGTTCAACATTTTACAAAATATCTAAACGTAAAAATATCAAAATGGTTTTTATTTGTCCTCCAAATGCAACTAAACATCTATTACAAAAAATTTCTATATATAGCAAAGGTTATATATACTTATTATCACGTCCTGGCGTAACTGGAATAAACCCCGGACATGATATTTGTCTAACAGAAATCATACAAATTTTAAAAAATAAAAAAAATACTCCACCTATTTTACAAGGATTTGGTATTTCTAAACCAAATCAAGTACGTAAAATACTAACTACAGGTGTGGCAGGAATCATTATTGGATCAGCTGTCATCAAAATTATCGAACAGAATATAGATTCACCAATAAAAATACTAACAAATATAAAAAAATACATAATAAATATAAAATTAGCTACGCATCTTAATTGAAACGTATAATATACATAAATTACATCACCAAAATTGATAATATAAAACAATATAAAACGTTATTGTCACAACAAAAAAATAATTTTCATTATTATATTAATAATAACATTAATCAAATAATACATTTCATATTGTATTATTAACGATATTGCTCAATAATTAATTTATTATATATAACCGTATACACAAAATTTAACTTTAATATCTTGGTCGTATTTAAACTACAAGTATGCTAGATGATATATATTATAATATCAATATATTTTCTCTTAATATAAAATTTAAAAACAATTGCATATTCGAAATAAAATAATAATACAAATAATAGTAAATCATAAATTGTTATATTATATATAGTATAAATTCACAACATTCTTTATTTTATTTAAATAATATTAAATGAATTAAAAAACTATTTCTTGCATTTTTATTTATATAAAATTTATAATAATATAATATAATATATTGCAACATTACTAAGATTCCATGCTCAAAAATATACATGATAAAAGTATAATAAACCATAAAATCATGATATATTACATACTTATAAAACAATATTCATAAATAAATTAATATTAGTAATCACTATACACATCACTAACCTTAGATCAAGAGGAAACGTGTGCTAATTACAAAACAAACCTTATTTCAAGATACAGTAAATTTTTTCCATAATCAATGTACTAATATAATATTTTTAATTTTATTATCTACAGGAACAGAGATTTTATTAAAGTATATATTTATGCCAAATAATTATATGCTCTTAGCTCTTAATAAAATTAAAAATTTAAACTTACAACAAATGCTAAAAGAAATATCCATAGACCAACAAAATACTCTATTACAAATTTTAATTACTAATACAACATCTAATATAATTAGTCACATATTATTAGTGACTGGCATACTAACCATTCTACATCTTACATCCAATAACAAATCATTGAATATTTTACAATTCATAAATTTTGCAAAATCTATAATTTTTAAATTATTACCATTAATCATATTGATTATGTTGTCTATACAATTAGGACTTTTGTTAATAATAATACCTGGTATATTATTAACTATAGCTTTTAGCTTAGCACCAATTTTAATTATTAACAAAAAATTATCTATCGCAGAATCTCTATACCTAAGTGCTAAATTAACCTGTACTTATTATGACCTAATTGCACCAATTATATTAATTGGGTTAACGGTAAAATTTTTTATAATATTAATAATTAATCAATTCACTCTTATCCCTATTGTAATACTACAAATATTTTTAAATATATTTAATCATTTCATAACTACCTTACTTTTAATTTATCTTTATCGCTTCAACATGATAATACGTTAAGTTGTATACTTATTAATACTATATCAATAACTTAAAATATATTTTATTCATTTAAAATTTAATATAATATAATCTATAATAGAACGAATAATAATTTATTATAATAATAATTATATACTAATAAAAATAATTTACAATAAAAACCTAAACAAATCTATAAATACTATAAATTCAAATCGTTAAAATTAAATTAATAATTAATAAATTCATATTATCAACTCTCAATAAAAATATTTTTACATAAAATATTATATCTCTTAAAATAAAATGATACACAATTTAACTTATATTTTATTTGTACAAAATATAATATCAGTATTTTTATTATTGATAAAATTTTATAAAATATATTAAACTTCAAGATAAAACTCAATAAAAATTACATATATAACAACAATATGAATATGTATTACACGCATTATTTTATTACATTACATGTAACATTAATTAAGAACAATTTACATTACCATATCAATAATAATAAATAACAATCAACTATTAATAAAGCATATTCTAACTATGATATATAAAATATATAACGATATAAGTTAATTAAATTAAAACAATAAATATAAAATATCTTTTATTTTAATATACTACATAAGTAAGATAAACTTGATTAAATATAAAATAAGTTCATAATGCTATCATGGTAATAATTTATTACATTATTAATTGGTTTATACCATTTAGTTATTGGTTGCTAATCGTTAGCATTACTTTACGAATATTAATGAAACGACGTGCTGTAAATTCAGCTATATCGTGGTTGCTAATAATTTATACTATACCTGTAGTAGGTATTATTATTTATCTATTGTTCGGTGAATTAAATGTAGGAATACAACGTGCTAAAAGAAGTAAAATAATACCTCGTATAATAACCACTTGGATTAATAAGCTAAAAAATAATAAACACCTGTTTTCTAGCGAACAAAGTGAAGTAGCAAAATCTCTATTTCAATTATGTGAACATCGACAAGGAATGGGCGGATTAAAAGGCAAAAAAATAAAATTACTCAATGAAACTGACAAAATATTAAAAAAGCTAATTCAAGATATTAAATTAGCACAAAAAACAATTGATATGATATTTTATATCTGGCATCCAGGAGGATTAGTTAATCAAGTAATATTAGCATTAATATCAGCATCTCAACGGGGTGTACGCTGTAGACTTATATTAGATTCTGCCGGTAGCGTCAATTTTTTTCGTGGACCATATCCAGCGATGATGCAAGAAGCTGGCATTCATATCGTAGAAGCACTAAATATTAATCTATTACGTATCTTTTTACGTAGAATGGATCTCAGACAACATAGAAAAATGATATTAATTGATAATTATATATCTTACACAGGCAGTATGAATATGATAGATCCTTTATGCTTTAGAAAAACAACACGCACAAGTCAACAATGGATTGATATCATGGTTCGCATGGAAGGTCCAGTCACCCCAACTATGGGAGTTATTTTTTCTTGTGATTGGGAAATTGAAACGGGGGAGCATATTTTACCGCCATTACCAACAAGTACAACTTTACTACCATTAGAACATATCGCAAAACATACTATTCAAGTGATTGCATCAGGACCTGGTTTTCCTAAGGGAATGATACAACAAGCATTAATTACATCATTATATGCAGCACAAAGACAACTCATAATTACAACTCCTTATTTAGTACCTAGTGATGACCTTTTGCATGCAATTTGTACGGCAGCACAAAGGGGTGTTGAAGTGCACCTTATTGTTCCACTGAATAATGATTCCATTTTAGTAAATTGGGCTAGCAAATCATTTTTTGATGAACTATTAGATGCTGGTGTTCTTATTCATCAATTTGAAGGAGGATTATTACATACTAAAAGCGTCTTAGTAGACGAACAACTAAGCTTAATAGGCACAGTGAATCTCGACATCCGTAGTTTATGGATAAATTTTGAAATTACTTTAATTATAGATGATGCTAATTTTGGAAACACTCTGGCGCAAGTACAGAAAAACTATATTGCACAATCTGTTCTTGTTGATCAAAAAAAATGGCTGCAACGACCATATTGGCAACGTATTATTGAAAAATTTTTTTATTTCTTTAGTCCTTTATTATAAATTTACATAAAACAAGTGATTGTAAATAATCCTTTAATAATATAAAACATATAAAATACTATTAAATGTTGTTCTAATTTAATATACAACTAAAGAAAACAGTTCCATAACAAAAAAATTAGTTATTTACATTGCCATTATAAAATAATCAACAAAACAATATAAAATATATTTTGTTTTATTTTTAAGTATAAACTAAACTTTGTATAAATTTTTTAAAAAATATCCCTAAATAAATTAAAAATACCAAATATTTAAAATTAAAATAAATAAATTAATTTATATCAACTGTATATATTAATGATTTTGTTAAGCTATACAATACTAAATATTAATTCATGTATATTCATATAATATATGTGTTGATATAAATACAAATAAAAACATATATAAATACTAGATCTATAAAACAATAGTATTTACAATTATAAAAGAATAAAAATATATTATTGTATAAATTATCTATATAACTATGAATATTATATGATTAAATAAGTTTAACTATACATTTTTGGTTTGTTCCATAAAATGTTTACGACATACTGAAATATAATTATTATTCCCGCCAATAAATACTTGTTTGCCATCACATATCACTTTACCTTGATCATTAACACGGAGCACTCTGTTAGCTTGATGTCCACAATGACATATAGTTTTTAATTCAATTAATTTATCCGCCCACGCTAAAAGCCACAAACTACCAGGAAATAATTTTCCACGAAAATCAGTACGTAGTCCATAACATAATACTGGAATGTTTAATTCATCAACTATTCTAGTTACATCTATAATCTGTTTTCGATGAAGAAAATGACATTCATCAATTAAAACACAGTCTATTAATTGCTTATGATGTGTACTAGATATATCAAAAAATAAATCTGTTTGACAATTAAAAATTTCTGCGTGAGCAGAAATGCCTATTCGTGAACATATTTTACCCCGAATAAAACGATTATCAATTTCAGCAGTATATATCATAGTACGCATACCTCTTTCTTGATAATTATAAGAAGACTGCAATAACGCAGTAGTTTTTCCTGCATTCATTGCCGAATAATAAAAATATAGTTTAGCCATTTAAAATCTACTATGCTACTTTAACAGTCAATATTCAATTAACAAAAAATTAAACAAAATTAACAAAAACACACTATACTAATATTATACTGATAACCATTACCATCATAATCAAAATATTCAATATTGTAAAATATAAAGGTAACATTTTATGCAATAAAATCAACTAACTAAAAGTTTTAATATCAATTAAATATCTATTCTAAAAAAGACTCTTAAAATTATTTTAATAATCAACAATACTCATTGTAGAATTACAAATTATTCGTACCAAACACATTTTATTTCTTAATATAATATTTTTATACATTATTTTGATAATATAAATAATCATAATATACCATGATATTATTAATTGAAAATAATAAAATACATTTTAAACGACAACAAATCACTTATAAATAAAAAATAACATGCAACAAAGTTAAAATATATTCTAAAATTTTTACAAAAAACCTTAGTAATATAAAATTAAAAATAAATTATAAAGAAAATTTTTAATTAATGCCTTACAGCTATTGCAGAAAATAAAACAGCACTCTATTCTTATTGAAAAAACTTTATATTTATTTATAATATCAGAGATTAAGTCAATGAGTGAAGCATTAAAAATCCTTAACAATATACGTACTTTGCGCGCACAAGCCAGAGAATGTACTTTGGAAACTTTAGAAGAAATGTTAGAAAAATTAGAAGTTGTTGTTAACGAACGACGAGAAGAAGATAATCAAGCGCAAGCAGAAATCGAAAAACATTCTCGTAAACTACAACAATATCGTGACATGTTAATTGCTGATGGAATTGATCCTAATGAGTTATTGCAATCCATGAGTACAATAAAATTCCCAAATAAAATAAAACGTGCAACAAGACCAGCGAAATATCAATACATTAATAATAATGGGGAAATCAAAACTTGGACAGGACAAGGACGAACGCCAGCAATAATTAAAAAAGCTATTGATAAAGAAGGAAAAAAATTAGAAGATTTTTTACTATAAAAAACGACTCTTTTATTTCAAAAATTTTACTAACAAAAAAGCCTGCTGATATTTTACAGCAGGCACAAAGTTTTTCTAACTAACTTTTCATTATTCTTATAAATGTATACAATTATTTTAATCTTTAGAGGATAAAACTACAGTTTAATAATAAATTTAAATTACGTTTTTGTTTTTTTACTCACATAATTATTTAAAATGTTAAAACAAAAAATTTTTTTAAATAATTTATATAAACACACAAAAATGACAGTTAATTACTATTATTTTAATGAATAAAATTAAAAACAAAAAATTATAACAAATTATTATGACATATAATATCCAAGAACACAAACGATACTAATTTAAAATATTTTAATCCAATATAACAAAAATATTCCATCTAACTTAAAATTTACTATACAAAAAATGCAATATTAACTATAACATCTCTATACCTATTATTATAACTTGTACAACTAACGTATTTTAACTGCAATATTAAAACCATGTTATAAAATATAAATTAAATCTTTAATAAAATGATGATTTGTTAAAAACAACATCATCAATTAAAGATAAAAACAATTTTTATTTTGTAACATTATTTGCAATATCTATTTACATATAACTAAACATTAATACCTGAATCAACGCATTATAATTTTAAACACCATATCAAAATTATTTATATAAATTAAATGCTCATATATATTAAAAAAACGATATCAATCAACTATATATATAAAAAATATGTCATTATTATATAAATTTAACTGTATATAATATTCTTTATGTAAAATTTTATAGTTTATATTACTCAATTTTGTAATTAAACATAATATTCACTATAATTGTAATCTTAAATAAATTGATAATCAAAATTTTTAGTATATAAAATACAAATCATATTTTTTTCTTGCAAAAAACAACAAAAAACACTATTAACCAAACTACAACTAAAATATGTCTATAAATATTTACACCTTATTTATAATTTTAAAATTTTACATTATAAATTATAATGTTTAGTTTTTATTAGAATATAATTCAATATCACATTCTTGAAACAATTCTAATAATACTAAATTATACCAATACATAAATAACAATCGATAAACAAATAAATTATAAATTTACTTGTTAAATAAAATTAATTAATACCTTTATATGTAATAAAAATATACAATTAAAAAACAAATAAAACATCAATTACATAATAATTCTTTTAACCAAACTCTAAAATCATATCCCCATGTCTTATGATGCAATCCATAATCAACAAATGCCTGCATATAACCCAACTTGCTGCCACAATCATAACTAAATCCTTTTAAATGATACGCTTCAACAATTTCTCTATTTATTAACATAGAAATAGCATGTGTTAATTGGATTTCTTCTCTATCTT
The DNA window shown above is from Blochmannia endosymbiont of Camponotus (Colobopsis) obliquus and carries:
- a CDS encoding YciC family protein; the encoded protein is MLITKQTLFQDTVNFFHNQCTNIIFLILLSTGTEILLKYIFMPNNYMLLALNKIKNLNLQQMLKEISIDQQNTLLQILITNTTSNIISHILLVTGILTILHLTSNNKSLNILQFINFAKSIIFKLLPLIILIMLSIQLGLLLIIIPGILLTIAFSLAPILIINKKLSIAESLYLSAKLTCTYYDLIAPIILIGLTVKFFIILIINQFTLIPIVILQIFLNIFNHFITTLLLIYLYRFNMIIR
- the cls gene encoding cardiolipin synthase, encoding MVIIYYIINWFIPFSYWLLIVSITLRILMKRRAVNSAISWLLIIYTIPVVGIIIYLLFGELNVGIQRAKRSKIIPRIITTWINKLKNNKHLFSSEQSEVAKSLFQLCEHRQGMGGLKGKKIKLLNETDKILKKLIQDIKLAQKTIDMIFYIWHPGGLVNQVILALISASQRGVRCRLILDSAGSVNFFRGPYPAMMQEAGIHIVEALNINLLRIFLRRMDLRQHRKMILIDNYISYTGSMNMIDPLCFRKTTRTSQQWIDIMVRMEGPVTPTMGVIFSCDWEIETGEHILPPLPTSTTLLPLEHIAKHTIQVIASGPGFPKGMIQQALITSLYAAQRQLIITTPYLVPSDDLLHAICTAAQRGVEVHLIVPLNNDSILVNWASKSFFDELLDAGVLIHQFEGGLLHTKSVLVDEQLSLIGTVNLDIRSLWINFEITLIIDDANFGNTLAQVQKNYIAQSVLVDQKKWLQRPYWQRIIEKFFYFFSPLL
- a CDS encoding thymidine kinase, translated to MAKLYFYYSAMNAGKTTALLQSSYNYQERGMRTMIYTAEIDNRFIRGKICSRIGISAHAEIFNCQTDLFFDISSTHHKQLIDCVLIDECHFLHRKQIIDVTRIVDELNIPVLCYGLRTDFRGKLFPGSLWLLAWADKLIELKTICHCGHQANRVLRVNDQGKVICDGKQVFIGGNNNYISVCRKHFMEQTKNV
- the hns gene encoding histone-like nucleoid-structuring protein H-NS, coding for MSEALKILNNIRTLRAQARECTLETLEEMLEKLEVVVNERREEDNQAQAEIEKHSRKLQQYRDMLIADGIDPNELLQSMSTIKFPNKIKRATRPAKYQYINNNGEIKTWTGQGRTPAIIKKAIDKEGKKLEDFLL